The segment TGTTGTCGGGAATAGCCAACTCCAGCCCGAACGAAGTACCAAATGGATTAGCTCTTTCATCTATGAAACCCAGCCTCTCACGCTCTCTATAGATGGTTATTTGCAGTGGGTTCATAATTACATTTACGATGAGCCCTCACAAGATTATATGACTATCGTTTCGGGTACTTATCCTGTTTTTAAGTACAAGCAAGTAGATGGTTTCTTTAGGGGAATAGATGCAGAATTATCATTTACTCCTTTTTCATCCTTAACCTATACCCATAAAGCGAGTATGATTTGGGCCAATGAGAAGAGTACAGGACGATATTTACCCTATATCCCATCCTTTCATTGGCTACAAACTTTGGGGTATGAATTATCGGGTATCCCTCTTTTCCATAAAGTAAGTTTTACATTGAAACATAAGTATGTAGCTAAGCAAAAACGTTTTGATCCAGCTACCGACCTGATCCCATTTACTCCCCCTTCTTATCATTTATTGGGGTTGCAAATAGAAGGTAATATAGACTTCAAACAAAAGCATAAAATGACCTTTCTAGTTGAAATAAACAATCTCTTAAACAAAGAATACAAAGAATATACAAATCGATTTAGATACTATGCACATGATACTGGACGCGATATCCGTATGGTGTGTATATGGAGTTTTTAATTTTAAAAAGATCATAAAATGAAACAGAAATTTATGAAAGTGATGACTGCCTTTTTGATGGTAGCAAGTATGGGAATGTTTTCATGCAGCAAAGATCCAGATATTCCTAGTAATGAAATTTTAAACAAAGATCATGAAGACCCAGTAAAAGCGGAACTAATTTTAGTGGAAGGGCATTTGCATGGAACTTATAAGTTTCATCAAAACCCCGAGATAGAAGGCGTTGTACATCTGAATAAAGTTCAGAAAGTAACAATTGAACAGACCGAGAAAGGATGGCACCCCAGTGCAGAAAATGCTAAGCAATTCAATGTCAGAAGTACCCCTCATGATGCCAAAGGACAAAATGTGTATGCCCTATGGATAAAGTATTATAATGCTAAGGGAGAAGAGATCACAGGAGAGTTTGTAGAAAATGGTCAAGATCAAATTCATCAGCATTTCTTTATTCCAAGAGATATTAAAAACACTTTTGATGGAGTAAGCGAAAAAGACGATACCAACCCTGCAACCTTGTTTGAATACTTCTATTGCGATACCGA is part of the Bacteroides coprosuis DSM 18011 genome and harbors:
- a CDS encoding hypothetical protein (KEGG: bvu:BVU_3699 hypothetical protein~SPTR: Putative uncharacterized protein;~IMG reference gene:2504107600); the encoded protein is MKQKFMKVMTAFLMVASMGMFSCSKDPDIPSNEILNKDHEDPVKAELILVEGHLHGTYKFHQNPEIEGVVHLNKVQKVTIEQTEKGWHPSAENAKQFNVRSTPHDAKGQNVYALWIKYYNAKGEEITGEFVENGQDQIHQHFFIPRDIKNTFDGVSEKDDTNPATLFEYFYCDTDPWDKNRHNEGAKLIGDKNPIGLKGYFKFLKPRKQFVLNIELMHAAKSKWDAKGQASPFYAPSLAQRQRDHWDLKIKIPVVVYADQMEYLETEAIEDLSESDKKLLESIAKAYSITQKEALEDLKTLFYGDIDPEAGSIWL